One Pseudomonas entomophila genomic window carries:
- a CDS encoding DUF3772 domain-containing protein, which translates to MRRVSLDRFYAGLLALLLCVAVPAWAQPATPVSRLAVAEQQVLDENAGLEELSERLDQIRQGVTSNANDDLLAQLRQSALQVQRQADVLVTQHTADVQRLDDQLNVLGPQMPEEAQSLTRQRKQLTDEKNGVLAEQKDATTLAQSARDLSTQIVNLRRSLFNSQITSRAASPLSPAFWSSLIRPTDDDVARLRDLRGEASDAMASAFSAEHRWWFITALVAAVLVWTLVRRVLERLLADAMIRWLPEGRLRRSALALSVSLATLGTISGSVSLLRWGLESSADLGPDLASLTNHILALVVFSAFISGLGRAMLMLQRPSWRLPPIADEVASALGWFPKVLALALMVLLTQERINSVIGTSLALTLATNGVTTLVVSLLFVVALLRYRRAHRLHDLERPKGLAGLIPFVIVVWVVAILLTLLAGYLTLAYFLTGKLLWISVVVTCAYLLVTVFGDLCETLLSPRQPGGLALASALGLQQRHQAQASTVLAGIGRTLLLFAAALLVFMPSGTSPGELLQSLADWDGTGGKVLGNLNIVPQDIFLAVAIFLGGWFAIRVVKRWLSERLLPETDMDAGMRASLVTLVGYLGFLFLAMLVMSTLHINLTSLTWVVSALSVGIGFGLQQIVQNFISGLILLTERPVKVGDWVSLAGVEGDIRRINVRATEIQMSDRSTVIVPNSQFISQNVRNVTMANALGVVSVTLTLPLETDPGKVREVLLAAYKEHESILDAPATSVTFKDLTSSGMVIGVSGYVASPRQVSSTRSDLLFTILGRLRDEGIALSSPQSMVLVQENGRAADESA; encoded by the coding sequence ATGAGGCGTGTCAGCCTTGACCGATTTTATGCAGGGCTTCTGGCCTTGCTGTTGTGCGTGGCCGTGCCCGCCTGGGCCCAACCGGCCACGCCGGTGTCGCGCCTGGCCGTGGCCGAACAGCAGGTACTGGACGAGAACGCTGGCCTGGAGGAGTTGAGCGAACGGCTCGACCAGATCCGCCAGGGCGTCACCAGCAATGCCAACGACGACCTGCTCGCGCAGTTGCGCCAGTCGGCCCTGCAGGTGCAGCGCCAGGCCGATGTGCTGGTCACCCAGCACACCGCCGATGTGCAACGCCTGGACGACCAGCTCAACGTGCTCGGCCCGCAGATGCCGGAAGAGGCCCAGAGTCTGACCCGCCAGCGCAAGCAGCTCACCGACGAGAAAAACGGGGTACTCGCCGAGCAGAAGGACGCCACCACGCTGGCCCAGTCGGCCCGTGACCTGTCCACCCAGATCGTCAACCTGCGCCGCAGCCTGTTCAACTCGCAGATCACCAGCCGCGCCGCCAGCCCACTGAGCCCGGCGTTCTGGTCGAGCCTGATCCGCCCCACCGACGACGACGTGGCCCGCCTGCGCGACCTGCGCGGCGAGGCCTCGGACGCCATGGCCAGCGCCTTCAGCGCCGAGCACCGCTGGTGGTTCATCACCGCCCTGGTCGCCGCCGTGCTGGTCTGGACCCTGGTGCGCCGGGTACTCGAACGGTTGCTGGCCGATGCGATGATCCGCTGGCTGCCCGAAGGCCGGCTGCGCCGCAGCGCCCTGGCGCTGAGTGTCAGCCTGGCGACCCTGGGCACCATCTCCGGCTCGGTGTCGCTGCTGCGCTGGGGCCTGGAAAGCAGCGCCGACCTCGGCCCCGACCTCGCCAGCCTGACCAACCACATCCTCGCGTTGGTGGTGTTCAGTGCCTTCATTTCCGGCCTGGGCCGCGCCATGCTGATGCTGCAACGCCCGTCCTGGCGCCTGCCGCCGATCGCCGACGAAGTGGCCAGCGCCCTGGGCTGGTTCCCCAAGGTACTGGCCCTGGCGCTGATGGTGCTGCTCACCCAGGAGCGCATCAACAGTGTGATCGGCACCAGCCTGGCCCTGACCCTGGCCACCAACGGCGTGACCACGCTGGTGGTGTCGTTGCTGTTCGTCGTGGCCCTGCTGCGCTATCGCCGTGCCCATCGCCTGCATGACCTGGAGCGTCCGAAAGGGCTGGCCGGGCTGATCCCGTTCGTGATCGTGGTGTGGGTGGTGGCGATCCTGTTGACGCTGCTGGCCGGCTACCTGACGCTGGCGTACTTCCTCACCGGCAAGTTGCTGTGGATCAGCGTTGTGGTGACCTGCGCCTACCTGCTGGTCACGGTGTTCGGCGACCTGTGCGAAACGTTGCTGTCCCCTCGCCAACCGGGTGGCCTGGCACTGGCATCGGCCCTGGGCCTGCAGCAACGCCACCAGGCCCAGGCCAGCACGGTGCTGGCGGGTATCGGCCGCACGCTGCTGCTGTTCGCCGCCGCATTGCTGGTGTTCATGCCTTCGGGCACCAGCCCGGGCGAGCTGCTGCAGAGCCTGGCGGACTGGGACGGCACCGGCGGCAAGGTGCTGGGTAACCTGAACATCGTGCCCCAGGACATCTTCCTGGCGGTGGCGATCTTCCTCGGTGGCTGGTTCGCCATCCGCGTGGTCAAGCGCTGGCTGAGCGAGCGCCTGCTGCCGGAAACCGACATGGACGCCGGCATGCGCGCCTCGCTGGTGACCCTGGTGGGCTACCTCGGCTTCCTGTTCCTGGCCATGCTGGTGATGTCCACCCTGCACATCAACCTGACCAGCCTGACCTGGGTGGTCAGTGCGCTGTCGGTGGGTATCGGTTTCGGTCTGCAGCAGATCGTGCAGAACTTCATTTCCGGCCTGATCCTGCTCACCGAGCGCCCGGTGAAGGTGGGCGACTGGGTCAGCCTGGCCGGTGTCGAGGGTGATATTCGCCGGATCAACGTGCGCGCCACGGAAATCCAGATGTCCGACCGCTCGACGGTGATCGTGCCCAACTCGCAGTTCATCTCGCAGAACGTGCGCAACGTGACCATGGCCAACGCCCTCGGGGTGGTCAGTGTCACCCTGACGCTGCCGCTGGAGACCGACCCGGGGAAAGTGCGCGAGGTGCTGCTGGCGGCATACAAGGAGCACGAGTCGATCCTCGATGCGCCGGCCACGTCGGTGACCTTCAAGGACCTGACCAGCAGTGGCATGGTGATCGGGGTGAGCGGCTACGTGGCGTCGCCTCGGCAGGTGTCGAGCACGCGCAGCGACCTGCTGTTCACCATTCTCGGGCGCTTGCGCGACGAGGGCATTGCCCTGTCTTCGCCGCAGAGCATGGTGTTGGTGCAGGAGAACGGGCGGGCGGCCGACGAGTCCGCTTGA
- a CDS encoding DUF3422 domain-containing protein: MHPLRTALHNELHARPSLYFDDPAHVHHLALLGGETECRALLQRCCPEAIDTLAAQGITRLDGHPFKWERHAEFFTLTLVVPCASHDSDWQPLPAALAEAIAPQAAQVINAVQVLVRGEQDLDLARYGFKDPCGSSVGGGDAVVWSDFRLTEDGTNRLLFINRRLNAYRQGRMIRRLLEIETYRMMASLTLDTAKALGQELDGFDKTLVSLSERSTSVAPNDSKALLEAIAHLSRQVVDRTVQTRHRFGASQAYAQLVFERLGELRESHVADCQRLGVFIERRFKPTLRYCVATEQRLEQLAKNVANLGDLLQARVQVEMEEQNAEILRSLNARADAQVKIQRAVEGLSIIAITYYLLNLFKLLYGGLNVLGAGLTAREALLGMAPVAGLLLLVILLRIRRAKQH, translated from the coding sequence ATGCACCCTCTTCGCACCGCCCTGCACAACGAACTGCACGCCCGCCCGTCGCTGTACTTCGACGACCCGGCCCACGTCCACCACCTCGCCCTGCTCGGTGGCGAGACCGAGTGCCGGGCCCTGCTGCAACGCTGCTGCCCCGAGGCCATCGACACCCTGGCCGCCCAGGGCATCACCCGGCTCGACGGCCACCCGTTCAAATGGGAGCGTCACGCCGAGTTCTTCACCCTGACCCTGGTGGTGCCCTGCGCCAGCCATGACAGCGACTGGCAGCCCCTGCCCGCCGCGCTCGCCGAGGCCATCGCCCCGCAAGCGGCGCAGGTGATCAACGCCGTGCAGGTGCTGGTACGCGGCGAGCAGGATCTGGACCTCGCCCGCTACGGTTTCAAGGACCCCTGCGGCTCCAGCGTCGGCGGTGGCGACGCGGTGGTGTGGAGCGATTTCCGTCTGACCGAGGACGGCACCAACCGCCTGCTGTTCATCAACCGCCGGCTCAACGCCTACCGCCAGGGCCGCATGATCCGCCGCCTGCTGGAGATCGAGACCTACCGCATGATGGCCTCGCTGACCCTGGACACGGCCAAGGCCCTGGGCCAGGAGCTGGACGGTTTCGACAAGACCCTGGTCAGCCTCTCCGAACGCAGCACCAGCGTCGCGCCCAACGACTCCAAAGCCTTGCTCGAAGCCATCGCCCACCTGTCGCGCCAGGTGGTGGATCGCACGGTGCAGACCCGCCACCGCTTCGGCGCCAGCCAGGCCTATGCGCAGCTGGTGTTCGAGCGCCTGGGCGAGCTGCGCGAAAGCCATGTCGCCGACTGCCAGCGCCTGGGGGTGTTCATCGAGCGGCGCTTCAAGCCGACGCTGCGCTACTGCGTGGCCACCGAGCAACGGCTGGAACAGCTGGCGAAGAACGTCGCCAACCTGGGCGACCTGCTGCAGGCGCGGGTGCAGGTGGAGATGGAAGAGCAGAACGCCGAGATCCTGCGCAGCCTCAATGCCCGGGCCGATGCCCAGGTGAAGATCCAGCGGGCAGTGGAAGGCTTGTCGATCATTGCGATCACCTATTACCTGCTGAACCTGTTCAAGCTGCTGTATGGCGGGTTGAATGTGCTGGGAGCGGGGTTGACGGCGCGGGAGGCCCTGCTAGGGATGGCACCAGTGGCAGGGCTGTTGCTGCTGGTGATCCTGCTGAGGATTCGAAGGGCCAAGCAGCATTGA
- a CDS encoding purine-cytosine permease family protein has translation MSHSTGIETNGVEQIPDDQRDASPLDLFRLIFGGANTFATAVLGSFPVLFGLSFQAGVWAILLGVGIGALILAPMGLFGALNGTNNAVSSGAHFGVHGRIVGSFLSLLTAVAFFSLSVWSSGDALVGGAKRLVGLPETDLTLGLAYGLFAVLVLVVCIFGFRFMLWVNKIAVWASSLLFLLGIFAFAGPFDAGYAGSVNLGQAGFWAAFVGAAILAMSNPVSFGAFLGDWSRYIPRETPKSRIMLAVILAQAATLIPFLFGLCTATLVASQAPDYIAANNYVGGLLAISPGWFFLPVCLIAVIGGMSTGTTALYGTGLDMSSVFPRLLSRAAATLLIGVLAIGFIFVGRFTFNLVQSVSTFAVLIITCTSPWMVIMILGLITRRGFYHADDLQVFTRGQQGGHYWFDHGWNWRGMGAWIPSAAVGLCFVNLPGQFVGPLGELAGGIDLSLPVTLGIAAVLYLILLNLFPEPAGVYGPRGPRWVRCKSTPVKPVTTAEMA, from the coding sequence ATGAGCCACTCGACCGGTATCGAGACCAATGGCGTCGAACAGATCCCCGATGATCAACGCGACGCCTCCCCGCTTGACCTGTTCCGCCTGATCTTCGGCGGCGCCAATACCTTCGCCACCGCTGTGCTGGGCAGCTTCCCGGTACTGTTCGGGCTGTCGTTCCAGGCCGGGGTCTGGGCGATCCTGCTCGGTGTCGGCATCGGTGCGCTGATCCTCGCGCCCATGGGCCTGTTCGGCGCGCTCAACGGCACCAACAATGCGGTGTCGTCCGGCGCGCACTTCGGCGTGCACGGGCGTATCGTCGGTTCGTTCCTGTCGTTGCTCACCGCCGTGGCGTTCTTCTCGCTGTCGGTGTGGAGCTCGGGCGATGCCCTGGTCGGCGGCGCCAAGCGCCTGGTCGGCCTGCCGGAAACCGACCTCACCCTGGGCCTGGCTTATGGCCTGTTCGCGGTGCTGGTGCTGGTGGTGTGCATCTTCGGTTTCCGCTTCATGCTGTGGGTCAACAAGATCGCGGTGTGGGCTTCGAGCCTGCTGTTCCTGCTGGGCATCTTCGCCTTCGCCGGGCCCTTCGACGCGGGCTACGCCGGCAGCGTCAACCTCGGCCAGGCCGGTTTCTGGGCAGCGTTCGTCGGCGCGGCGATCCTGGCCATGAGCAACCCGGTGTCGTTCGGCGCCTTCCTCGGCGACTGGTCGCGCTACATCCCGCGCGAAACGCCCAAGTCGCGCATCATGCTGGCGGTGATCCTCGCCCAGGCGGCCACGCTGATCCCGTTCCTGTTCGGCCTGTGCACCGCCACCCTGGTGGCCAGCCAGGCGCCGGACTATATCGCCGCCAACAACTATGTCGGCGGGCTGCTGGCGATCTCGCCGGGCTGGTTCTTCCTGCCGGTGTGCCTGATCGCGGTGATCGGCGGCATGTCCACCGGCACCACCGCGCTGTACGGCACCGGCCTGGACATGTCCAGCGTGTTCCCGCGCCTGCTCAGCCGCGCCGCCGCCACCCTGCTGATCGGCGTGCTGGCCATCGGCTTCATCTTCGTCGGCCGCTTCACCTTCAACCTGGTGCAGAGCGTGTCGACCTTCGCCGTGCTGATCATCACCTGCACGAGCCCCTGGATGGTGATCATGATCCTCGGTCTGATCACCCGCCGCGGCTTCTACCATGCCGACGACCTGCAGGTGTTCACCCGTGGCCAGCAAGGCGGCCATTACTGGTTCGACCACGGCTGGAACTGGCGCGGCATGGGCGCGTGGATCCCCAGCGCGGCGGTCGGCCTGTGCTTCGTCAACCTGCCGGGGCAGTTCGTCGGCCCGCTGGGCGAGCTGGCCGGCGGCATCGACCTGAGCCTGCCGGTGACCTTGGGTATCGCCGCCGTGCTGTACCTGATCCTGCTCAACCTGTTCCCCGAACCCGCTGGCGTGTATGGCCCCCGAGGCCCGCGCTGGGTGCGCTGCAAAAGCACGCCCGTAAAGCCCGTGACCACCGCCGAAATGGCCTGA
- a CDS encoding aldehyde dehydrogenase family protein, with translation MTTPHYIDGHWVEGQGSDCLVVHNPSDGQPFAELMAASASQVDQAVAAARRALASWKTVSAAERATYLRGFAEQLGQRRDELIALQMRNNGKPCHEAEIDLDDAIATFAYYADLAEQLPAKNRDVALAVPGFTARTRLEPVGVVGLIVPWNFPLVTSAWKLAPALAAGCTVVLKPSEVTPLVEQAYGQIAEQLGLPAGVLNIVNGKAETGAALSGHNGLDKLSFTGSNGVGSQVMRAAAAQCRPVTLELGGKSAIVVFDDCDVDQAVEWIVAGITWNAGQMCSATSRLLVQDGIASALLPRLQAALEALRVGNPLTEEVDMGPLTSQAQWLKVAGYFATAREEGLKCLAGGKALDRDGWFVSPTLYVDVPESSRLWGEEIFGPVLCARRFNSEAEAITQANDSRFGLVATVCSADLERAERVADALEVGHVWINSVQAVFVETSWGGTKGSGIGRELGPWGLSGYQSVKHVTRCLG, from the coding sequence ATGACCACACCTCACTACATCGACGGCCACTGGGTCGAAGGCCAGGGCAGCGACTGCCTCGTTGTCCACAACCCGTCCGACGGCCAGCCGTTCGCCGAACTGATGGCCGCCAGCGCCAGCCAGGTCGACCAGGCCGTGGCCGCTGCGCGCCGCGCCCTGGCCTCCTGGAAGACGGTCAGCGCCGCCGAGCGTGCCACCTACCTGCGCGGCTTCGCCGAGCAGCTGGGCCAACGCCGCGACGAGCTGATCGCCCTGCAGATGCGCAACAACGGCAAACCGTGCCACGAGGCCGAGATCGACCTGGACGACGCCATCGCCACCTTCGCCTACTACGCCGACCTGGCCGAGCAGCTGCCGGCGAAAAACCGTGACGTAGCCCTGGCCGTGCCAGGCTTTACCGCCCGCACCCGCCTGGAGCCGGTGGGCGTGGTCGGCCTGATCGTGCCGTGGAACTTCCCGCTGGTGACCAGCGCCTGGAAGCTCGCCCCGGCCCTCGCGGCAGGTTGCACCGTGGTGCTCAAACCCTCCGAGGTCACCCCGCTGGTCGAGCAGGCCTACGGCCAGATCGCCGAGCAGTTGGGCCTGCCCGCCGGCGTGCTGAACATCGTCAACGGCAAGGCCGAGACCGGCGCCGCCCTGAGCGGCCACAACGGCCTGGACAAGCTGTCGTTCACCGGCAGCAACGGCGTCGGCAGCCAGGTGATGCGCGCCGCGGCGGCTCAATGCCGGCCGGTGACGCTGGAGCTGGGCGGCAAGTCGGCCATCGTGGTGTTCGACGATTGCGATGTCGACCAGGCCGTGGAATGGATCGTCGCCGGCATCACCTGGAACGCCGGGCAGATGTGCTCGGCCACCTCGCGGCTGCTGGTGCAGGACGGCATTGCCAGCGCGCTGCTGCCACGCTTGCAGGCGGCGCTGGAGGCGTTGCGCGTGGGCAACCCGCTCACTGAAGAAGTCGACATGGGGCCGCTGACCAGCCAGGCGCAGTGGCTCAAGGTGGCCGGCTACTTCGCCACCGCCCGCGAGGAGGGCCTGAAGTGCCTGGCCGGCGGCAAGGCGCTGGACCGTGACGGCTGGTTCGTCAGCCCGACACTGTATGTGGATGTGCCCGAGAGCAGCCGCCTGTGGGGCGAGGAGATCTTCGGGCCGGTGCTGTGCGCACGGCGCTTCAACAGTGAAGCCGAGGCCATTACCCAAGCCAACGACAGCCGTTTCGGACTGGTGGCCACCGTCTGCTCCGCCGACCTGGAACGCGCCGAGCGCGTGGCCGATGCGCTGGAGGTCGGGCATGTGTGGATCAACTCGGTGCAGGCGGTGTTCGTCGAGACCTCGTGGGGCGGCACCAAAGGCAGCGGCATTGGCCGCGAGCTCGGACCTTGGGGGCTTTCGGGGTATCAGTCGGTAAAGCATGTGACGCGGTGCCTGGGCTGA
- a CDS encoding YybH family protein, which translates to MDQTLQVRQAAADLVAAFASNDTARYFACFSEDATFLFHTVPQPLLSRRAYEDLWASWQADGFAVLGCESSNAQVSLQGDVAIFMHDVATRLHLAGEVLDLNERETIVFRLHGERWLACHEHLSVVSPN; encoded by the coding sequence GTGGACCAGACACTCCAGGTACGGCAGGCCGCCGCCGACCTCGTCGCCGCCTTCGCCAGCAACGACACCGCCCGCTATTTCGCCTGCTTCAGCGAAGACGCCACCTTCCTCTTCCACACCGTGCCGCAACCGCTGCTGTCGCGTCGCGCCTATGAAGACCTCTGGGCCAGCTGGCAGGCCGATGGCTTCGCCGTGCTCGGCTGTGAATCCAGCAACGCGCAGGTAAGCCTGCAAGGCGACGTGGCGATCTTCATGCACGACGTGGCCACGCGCCTGCACCTCGCCGGTGAAGTACTCGACCTGAACGAGCGCGAGACCATCGTCTTCCGCCTGCACGGCGAACGCTGGCTGGCCTGCCACGAGCACCTGTCGGTCGTCTCGCCGAACTGA